Proteins encoded within one genomic window of Deinococcus sedimenti:
- the nuoI gene encoding NADH-quinone oxidoreductase subunit NuoI, with amino-acid sequence MGVLEIAKGMGVTLGKLFQKPVTVSYPEQRATLQPRFRGRHVLTRHPGTGLEKCIGCSLCAAACPAYAIYVEAAENDPAAPVSPGERYAKVYEINMLRCIFCGMCEEACPTGAVVMGNEFEMADYRYRDFVYAKEDMLVGVTGSVPQRREAERKGKPVRLGFQLEGQPRAELEGVKYP; translated from the coding sequence ATGGGCGTTCTTGAGATTGCCAAGGGCATGGGCGTCACGCTGGGGAAACTGTTCCAGAAACCCGTGACCGTCAGTTACCCCGAACAGCGCGCCACGCTGCAACCCCGTTTCCGTGGGCGGCACGTCCTGACCCGCCACCCCGGCACCGGACTGGAGAAGTGCATCGGCTGCAGCCTGTGCGCCGCCGCGTGCCCCGCCTACGCCATCTACGTGGAAGCCGCCGAGAACGACCCGGCCGCGCCCGTGTCGCCCGGCGAGCGCTACGCGAAGGTGTACGAGATCAACATGCTGCGCTGCATCTTCTGCGGCATGTGCGAAGAAGCGTGCCCCACCGGCGCGGTCGTCATGGGCAACGAGTTCGAGATGGCCGACTACCGCTACCGCGACTTCGTGTACGCCAAGGAAGACATGCTCGTCGGCGTGACCGGCAGCGTCCCGCAGCGCCGCGAGGCTGAACGCAAGGGCAAACCCGTCCGCCTGGGCTTCCAGCTCGAAGGGCAGCCCCGCGCGGAACTGGAAGGAGTGAAGTACCCGTGA
- a CDS encoding NADH-quinone oxidoreductase subunit J produces the protein MMLAFILLGALAIVGGVITIAARNAVHAALGLVGTLLCVAGLFATLNASFLAATQVIVYAGAVMVLFLFVIMLLNANQPVTSRDPVPYVRELAGIGGTLLAGAFVVLAFTYKDPRPLAEGAEALRGGSALVMGETLLTRFLLPFEAVSILLLVAIVGAVALVQRPAAQPDGVPDELEEPVGAAREERVAAPRGAAPALMNEGEVRA, from the coding sequence ATGATGCTCGCGTTCATCCTGCTGGGCGCGCTGGCGATCGTGGGGGGCGTGATCACGATCGCGGCGCGGAACGCGGTGCATGCGGCGCTGGGGCTGGTGGGCACGCTTCTGTGCGTGGCGGGCCTGTTCGCCACGTTGAACGCGTCGTTCCTGGCGGCGACGCAGGTGATCGTGTACGCGGGCGCGGTGATGGTGCTGTTCCTGTTCGTGATCATGCTCCTGAACGCGAACCAGCCGGTCACGTCGCGTGACCCGGTGCCGTACGTGCGGGAACTCGCCGGGATCGGCGGGACGCTGCTGGCCGGGGCGTTCGTGGTGCTGGCCTTCACGTACAAGGACCCGCGTCCGCTGGCCGAGGGCGCCGAGGCGCTGCGGGGCGGGTCCGCGCTGGTGATGGGGGAGACCCTCCTGACCCGCTTCCTGCTGCCGTTCGAGGCGGTGAGCATCCTGCTGCTCGTGGCGATCGTGGGCGCGGTGGCGCTCGTGCAGCGCCCGGCCGCGCAGCCGGACGGCGTGCCGGACGAACTGGAGGAACCGGTGGGGGCCGCGCGTGAGGAGCGGGTCGCCGCGCCGCGCGGGGCCGCCCCGGCCCTCATGAACGAAGGGGAGGTGCGTGCCTGA
- the nuoK gene encoding NADH-quinone oxidoreductase subunit NuoK, with protein sequence MVPTTFYLGLSGILFALGMIGVLTRRTAIMVFLSVELMLNAANLALVAFARSWGDPTGQTAVFIVMTLAAAEVAIGLAIIVAIFRKRETTNVDDLAALKG encoded by the coding sequence ATGGTGCCCACCACCTTCTACCTGGGCCTGTCCGGGATTCTGTTCGCGCTGGGCATGATCGGCGTGCTGACGCGCCGCACGGCGATCATGGTGTTCCTGTCGGTGGAACTGATGCTGAACGCCGCGAACCTCGCGCTGGTGGCGTTCGCGCGGTCCTGGGGCGACCCGACCGGGCAGACGGCCGTGTTCATCGTAATGACGCTGGCCGCCGCCGAGGTGGCGATCGGGCTGGCGATCATCGTCGCGATCTTCCGTAAACGCGAGACCACGAACGTGGACGACCTCGCGGCATTGAAAGGCTGA
- the nuoL gene encoding NADH-quinone oxidoreductase subunit L, producing MDSLPALYLLPLLPLLGFTALMVLPRLFPGKTGGWLATGMVGAAFIVAVIRYLNQGAPAHEVLWAWLPNMALNANLSVGFWLDQLSALMALIITGVGFLIHLYSISYMGHDPKFTRFFAFLNFFVAMMLILVLADSYPLMFVGWEGVGMASYLLIGFWFNGRNSEASDAQVRAASDAEGVSNSNAARKAFIMNRIGDLGFMLGMFLLFKLYGTLSIPELAERVEGAQVAQAGIELACLFLLVGAVGKSGQLPLTTWLPDAMAGPTPVSALIHAATMVTAGVYLVARSHFLYDLAPNASLWVAWVGGLTALYGALSALNQSDIKKILAYSTVSQLGYMFLAVGLHAYSAGVFHLLTHAFFKALLFLAAGAVIHALHEEQDVRKMGGLHKFMPFTHLVSVAGVLAIAGIPIWSGFFSKDAILAAAYEQSLPLYLIGLGVALLTAFYMGRWYFLVWRGAYRGHGHPHEADTLTKIPLGVLAALATLAGFLNIPKFLPFGSHAFDNYIGRAVPLHAHEIPVATEWMLTVFAVLAGVLGLGWAFLAHRRGALATGPLGELSRNSLYLDALYDNVVSAPSRAIAGALDSVDRGTDDALNGVARNASGPGGLFTLWQSGFVRAYAVSMLLGTAAIIGYWALKTIGSGA from the coding sequence GTGGATAGTCTTCCTGCTCTGTACCTGCTGCCCCTGCTGCCGCTGCTGGGCTTCACGGCCCTGATGGTGCTGCCCCGCCTGTTCCCCGGAAAGACCGGGGGCTGGCTGGCGACCGGGATGGTCGGCGCGGCGTTCATCGTCGCCGTCATCCGCTACCTGAACCAGGGCGCGCCCGCCCATGAAGTGCTGTGGGCATGGCTGCCGAACATGGCGCTGAACGCCAACCTGTCGGTGGGCTTCTGGCTCGACCAGCTCTCGGCGCTGATGGCGCTGATCATCACGGGCGTGGGCTTCCTGATTCACCTGTACTCGATCTCGTACATGGGGCACGACCCGAAGTTCACGCGCTTCTTCGCGTTCCTGAACTTCTTCGTGGCGATGATGCTGATCCTGGTGCTGGCCGACTCCTACCCGCTGATGTTCGTCGGCTGGGAGGGGGTGGGCATGGCGTCGTACCTGCTGATCGGCTTCTGGTTCAACGGCCGGAACAGCGAGGCGAGCGACGCGCAGGTGCGTGCCGCCAGCGACGCCGAGGGCGTCAGCAACAGCAACGCGGCGCGCAAGGCGTTCATCATGAACCGCATCGGGGACCTGGGCTTCATGCTCGGCATGTTCCTGCTGTTCAAGCTGTACGGCACCCTCAGCATCCCCGAACTCGCCGAGCGGGTCGAGGGCGCGCAGGTGGCGCAGGCGGGCATCGAACTCGCGTGCCTGTTCCTGCTGGTCGGCGCGGTCGGCAAGAGCGGCCAGCTGCCCCTGACGACCTGGCTGCCGGACGCCATGGCGGGCCCCACGCCCGTCTCCGCGCTGATCCACGCGGCGACCATGGTCACGGCCGGCGTATACCTCGTGGCGCGCAGTCACTTCCTGTACGACCTCGCCCCGAACGCCAGCCTGTGGGTGGCGTGGGTGGGCGGCCTGACCGCGCTGTACGGCGCGCTGTCCGCGCTGAACCAGTCGGACATCAAGAAGATCCTGGCGTACTCCACCGTGTCGCAGCTGGGCTACATGTTCCTCGCGGTGGGCCTGCACGCGTACTCGGCGGGCGTGTTCCACCTGCTCACGCACGCGTTCTTCAAGGCGCTGCTGTTCCTCGCGGCGGGCGCGGTGATCCACGCCCTCCACGAGGAGCAGGACGTGCGGAAGATGGGCGGCCTGCACAAGTTCATGCCGTTCACGCACCTCGTGTCCGTGGCGGGCGTGCTGGCGATCGCCGGGATTCCCATCTGGAGCGGCTTCTTCAGCAAGGACGCGATCCTGGCCGCCGCGTACGAACAGAGCCTCCCGCTGTACCTGATCGGGCTGGGCGTGGCGCTGCTCACCGCGTTCTACATGGGCCGCTGGTACTTCCTGGTGTGGCGCGGCGCGTACCGCGGGCACGGCCACCCGCACGAGGCGGACACCCTCACGAAGATCCCGCTGGGCGTGCTGGCCGCGCTGGCGACCCTGGCCGGGTTCCTGAACATTCCCAAGTTCCTCCCATTCGGCAGTCACGCCTTCGACAACTACATCGGCCGCGCGGTCCCGCTGCACGCGCACGAGATTCCCGTCGCGACCGAGTGGATGCTGACCGTCTTCGCCGTCCTCGCGGGCGTGCTGGGGCTGGGCTGGGCGTTCCTCGCACACCGCCGCGGCGCGCTGGCGACCGGGCCGCTGGGTGAACTCAGCCGCAACAGCCTGTACCTCGACGCGCTGTACGACAACGTCGTGTCCGCCCCCAGCCGCGCCATCGCGGGCGCGCTGGACTCCGTGGACCGCGGCACCGACGACGCCCTGAACGGCGTCGCCCGCAACGCCAGCGGCCCCGGCGGACTGTTCACGCTGTGGCAGAGCGGCTTCGTGCGCGCCTACGCCGTCAGCATGCTGCTCGGCACCGCCGCCATCATCGGCTACTGGGCCCTCAAGACCATCGGGAGCGGCGCATGA
- a CDS encoding NADH-quinone oxidoreductase subunit M: MNSFTDWLPTLMIFLPLLGSLLLLVTPKTFRDEVAGFIAALTLGAGLAIWRGGGSDLFRWDWIPPLGITYSVQLGGVSLALALVTALMSFIAILYAARRIPNPGPMLSLILAMETGLIGIFAAQDLMLFYVFFEDALIPALLMLAMYGKSGRMAALVKFAAYTLFGSLLMLVSIIGVRYLGGSPSFAMTDLKQNLVQGSAQTWLYLGFLAAMAVKLPLWPLHAWLPDFHEQNHDSGVPDVMGTLYKVGGYGIFTFAIPLFPDASLELRPILMGLAAFTALYAAWIAFRQTDWKRLLAYAGLSHMGFVALGVFSLNETAVIGAMYLLAFQNLYTGALFLSVGMLQERIGSLDTRVGGVMTQAGALSGLTMALWFASIAVPGLAGFIGEFSILLGAYQVSPWLTFIAGITTIAAAAYALTAFQHTFWQARPAGSVTVRDLVHTEWLILGIPLGLLVLFGVYSTPALNLMQPAVRAVLSALGGN, encoded by the coding sequence ATGAACTCCTTCACCGACTGGCTTCCCACCCTCATGATCTTCCTGCCCCTCCTGGGTAGCCTGCTGCTGCTCGTCACGCCGAAAACCTTCCGGGACGAGGTCGCGGGCTTCATCGCCGCCCTGACGCTCGGCGCGGGCCTCGCCATCTGGCGCGGCGGCGGCTCGGACCTGTTCCGCTGGGACTGGATTCCCCCGCTGGGCATCACGTACTCCGTGCAGCTGGGCGGCGTGAGCCTCGCGCTGGCGCTCGTCACGGCGCTGATGTCGTTCATCGCGATCCTGTACGCCGCGCGCCGCATCCCCAACCCCGGCCCGATGCTGTCGCTGATCCTCGCCATGGAGACGGGCCTGATCGGCATCTTCGCCGCGCAGGATCTGATGCTGTTCTACGTGTTCTTCGAGGACGCCCTGATTCCCGCGCTCCTGATGCTCGCCATGTACGGCAAGAGCGGACGCATGGCCGCCCTGGTGAAATTCGCCGCGTACACGCTGTTCGGCAGCCTGCTGATGCTCGTCAGCATCATCGGCGTGCGCTACCTGGGCGGCAGCCCCAGCTTCGCCATGACCGACCTGAAACAGAACCTCGTGCAGGGCAGCGCGCAGACGTGGCTGTACCTGGGCTTCCTGGCCGCCATGGCCGTCAAGCTGCCGCTGTGGCCGCTGCACGCGTGGCTGCCGGACTTCCACGAGCAGAACCACGACAGCGGCGTGCCCGACGTCATGGGCACCCTGTACAAGGTCGGCGGGTACGGCATCTTCACCTTCGCCATCCCGCTGTTCCCGGACGCCAGCCTGGAACTGCGCCCCATCCTGATGGGCCTCGCCGCGTTCACGGCGCTGTACGCCGCGTGGATCGCGTTCCGGCAGACCGACTGGAAACGCCTGCTCGCCTACGCGGGCCTCAGCCACATGGGCTTCGTCGCGCTGGGCGTGTTCTCCCTGAACGAGACGGCCGTGATCGGCGCGATGTACCTCCTGGCCTTCCAGAACCTCTACACCGGCGCGCTGTTCCTCTCGGTGGGCATGCTGCAGGAACGCATCGGCAGCCTGGACACCCGCGTGGGCGGCGTCATGACCCAGGCGGGCGCCCTGAGCGGCCTGACCATGGCCCTGTGGTTCGCCAGCATCGCCGTGCCGGGTCTGGCGGGCTTCATCGGCGAGTTCAGCATCCTGCTCGGCGCGTACCAGGTCTCCCCGTGGCTGACGTTCATTGCGGGCATCACGACCATCGCCGCCGCCGCGTACGCCCTGACCGCCTTCCAGCACACCTTCTGGCAGGCGCGGCCCGCCGGGTCCGTCACCGTGCGTGACCTCGTGCACACCGAGTGGCTGATCCTGGGCATCCCGCTGGGGCTGCTGGTTCTCTTCGGCGTGTACTCCACCCCCGCCCTGAACCTCATGCAGCCCGCCGTGCGCGCCGTCCTGAGCGCCCTGGGAGGCAACTGA
- a CDS encoding NADH-quinone oxidoreductase subunit N produces the protein MLQVPEASLTPLLPILLVLAGAISSTLLGFWLSRRTLTLINIGTVVASAVSLGWLWNRDLSSFGGGLRADHAALLLGFVILAGTLMTLLVTLDTAWRARVSFPEFDAMLMYAVTGCLLIAFSGDLIVMLIGLEIMSLSSYVLATLQGSRRAEESGLKYFLLGAAGSAVLIYGLAFVYGATGSLNYAAIAEKTSTLNPDNVGILVGGALLMLCGFGFKVALAPFHQWTPDVYGGAPTSVSLFLSTVVKVAAFAGMLRVFSGALENVPGWHSVLAVLIAATLIIGNLAALRQTNFKRMLAYSAVAHTGFLGMALLGTPAAGGAALGYYLLVYTLMTAAALAIVAALQRSEEGFSITDMRGLYYRHPGYAVALAVCLASLAGLPPFAGFFGKYLVFQAAFQNGYAWISILAALTSVAALVYYLRPAMLMFMPDRTPAREYGLGQRPPTTLAVALGVAGVTVLGLLPNLWYAFVAHPDIWAMLAGR, from the coding sequence ATGCTGCAAGTCCCCGAAGCGTCCCTCACGCCCCTGCTGCCCATCCTGCTCGTCCTCGCAGGCGCGATCAGCAGCACACTGCTGGGCTTCTGGCTCAGCCGCCGCACCCTGACCCTCATCAACATCGGCACCGTGGTCGCGTCGGCGGTCAGCCTCGGCTGGCTGTGGAACCGCGACCTGTCCTCCTTCGGCGGCGGACTGCGCGCCGACCACGCCGCGCTGCTGCTGGGCTTCGTGATCCTCGCCGGGACCCTCATGACGCTGCTCGTCACGCTGGACACCGCGTGGCGCGCCCGCGTGTCCTTCCCCGAATTCGACGCGATGCTCATGTACGCCGTCACCGGCTGCCTGCTGATCGCCTTCAGTGGCGACCTGATCGTCATGCTGATCGGCCTGGAGATCATGAGCCTCAGCTCCTACGTCCTGGCCACGTTGCAGGGCTCGCGCCGCGCGGAGGAAAGCGGGCTGAAGTACTTCCTGCTGGGCGCCGCCGGGAGCGCCGTGCTGATCTACGGCCTGGCGTTCGTGTACGGCGCGACCGGCAGCCTGAACTACGCCGCCATCGCCGAGAAGACCAGCACCCTGAACCCCGACAACGTCGGCATCCTGGTCGGCGGGGCGCTGCTGATGCTCTGCGGGTTCGGCTTCAAGGTCGCGCTGGCACCCTTCCACCAGTGGACGCCCGACGTGTACGGCGGCGCGCCCACCAGCGTCAGCCTGTTCCTGAGCACCGTCGTGAAGGTCGCCGCGTTCGCCGGGATGCTCCGCGTGTTCTCCGGCGCGCTGGAGAACGTCCCCGGCTGGCACTCCGTCCTGGCGGTCCTGATCGCCGCGACGCTGATCATCGGGAACCTCGCCGCACTGCGCCAGACGAACTTCAAACGCATGCTGGCGTACTCGGCGGTCGCGCACACGGGCTTCCTGGGCATGGCCCTGCTCGGCACGCCCGCCGCGGGCGGCGCGGCCCTCGGGTACTACCTGCTCGTGTACACCCTTATGACCGCCGCCGCGCTCGCCATCGTCGCCGCCCTCCAGCGCAGCGAGGAGGGCTTCAGCATCACCGACATGCGCGGCCTGTACTACCGCCACCCCGGCTACGCCGTCGCGCTGGCCGTGTGCCTCGCCTCGCTGGCGGGCCTGCCGCCCTTCGCGGGCTTCTTCGGGAAGTACCTGGTGTTCCAGGCGGCCTTCCAGAACGGGTACGCGTGGATCAGCATCCTCGCCGCGCTCACCAGCGTCGCCGCGCTGGTGTACTACCTGCGCCCCGCCATGCTGATGTTCATGCCCGACCGCACCCCCGCGCGTGAGTACGGCCTCGGCCAGCGGCCCCCCACCACCCTGGCCGTCGCGCTGGGCGTGGCGGGCGTCACGGTGCTGGGCCTGCTCCCGAACCTCTGGTACGCGTTCGTGGCGCACCCCGACATCTGGGCGATGCTCGCCGGACGCTGA
- a CDS encoding cysteine hydrolase family protein, translating into MSTPPTLLLIDLQQGFTDPRWGPRNNPHAEANAARLLGAWRDRGWPVIHVQHVSQDANSPLRPGQTGVDFMPATAPRPGEATVQKHVNSAFIGTDLHARLQALRVQDLVIAGLTTDHCVSTTTRMAGNLGYRVQLVGDATGTFDRVGPDGTHHPAAQLHAAHLASLHGEFATVVTTAGLLDDLPAPA; encoded by the coding sequence ATGTCCACCCCGCCCACGCTGCTGCTCATCGACCTGCAACAGGGGTTCACCGATCCCCGCTGGGGCCCGCGCAACAACCCGCACGCGGAGGCGAACGCCGCGCGGCTGCTCGGCGCGTGGCGCGACCGGGGCTGGCCCGTGATTCACGTGCAGCACGTCTCGCAGGACGCGAATTCGCCCCTGCGGCCTGGGCAGACCGGCGTGGACTTCATGCCCGCCACCGCCCCTCGACCCGGCGAGGCGACCGTGCAGAAGCACGTGAACAGCGCGTTCATCGGCACCGACCTGCACGCACGATTGCAGGCGCTGCGGGTGCAGGACCTCGTGATCGCGGGCCTGACCACCGACCACTGCGTGTCCACGACCACCCGCATGGCCGGGAACCTCGGCTACCGCGTGCAGCTGGTCGGGGACGCCACCGGCACCTTTGACCGGGTCGGCCCAGACGGCACCCACCACCCGGCGGCGCAGCTGCACGCCGCGCACCTCGCAAGCCTGCACGGCGAGTTCGCCACGGTCGTCACGACCGCCGGACTGCTGGACGACCTGCCCGCTCCTGCCTGA
- a CDS encoding ArsR/SmtB family transcription factor: MDVPDVSPFDLLLTRLRALGDPTRLRIVQLIGEASQKNEQARDSGEHPAPVSISATLGLTQPTISHHMKVLLEAGLVTSEKKGTKVYYSLNPDGFRDLTTFFEPLAQPCKDD; this comes from the coding sequence ATGGATGTGCCTGATGTCAGTCCGTTCGACCTGCTCCTCACCCGCCTGCGCGCCCTCGGGGACCCCACCCGGCTCAGGATCGTGCAGCTCATCGGAGAAGCCAGCCAGAAGAACGAACAGGCACGCGACAGCGGCGAGCACCCCGCACCCGTCAGCATCTCCGCCACCCTCGGCCTGACCCAGCCCACCATCAGCCACCACATGAAAGTGCTGCTTGAAGCCGGACTGGTCACCTCCGAGAAGAAGGGCACCAAGGTCTACTACAGCCTGAACCCCGACGGATTCCGCGACCTGACCACCTTCTTCGAACCGCTCGCCCAGCCCTGCAAAGACGACTGA
- a CDS encoding GGDEF domain-containing protein — translation MPRSAERSLAAITAPVAAILAALLALAMPDNPRLQDALNRALPAPPEHRVVLVGIDDASLRDYGPLASWPRDLYRQALDTLEQAGAAAVGVDVLLNDPAQNDVRLREAFSGSNVVLGTDPGSAAPGGREPSGVSALNVSTDGIVRTFQTAYPDAAGTLRPSFARQLAVAAGRPVPLSDRPQVLRSTSPDRDRLPVIPFRDVVRGNVRYADVQGRIVVIGRTDSRAGQTAVRDLTGQTVAAPEMQVRAVSSLLSPPFRTLPAWLVALLAAALAVTAVLTRGLWGFGLAFLALLAAGPLWLLSVLLPGVTLSFAAIIGTALVALERWWNLRTLTLRDPLTGFGNRVAFTRALEQRWASRAARPLGLLLVDLSGFRKVNELYGAHAGDELLRDLSGRIMRQKRRGDLFFRWGPDEFAVLLDQASAQDIAEIAQRVQESLDRLTYRDLPLRASVGAARTGSEIETPVDLVEAASRARYRVKYQREQRS, via the coding sequence ATGCCACGCTCTGCTGAACGCTCGCTGGCCGCGATCACCGCCCCCGTCGCGGCGATCCTGGCCGCGCTGCTGGCCCTGGCCATGCCGGACAACCCCCGGTTGCAGGACGCACTGAACCGCGCCCTGCCCGCCCCGCCCGAACACCGGGTGGTGTTGGTCGGCATTGACGACGCGTCCCTGCGTGACTACGGTCCCCTGGCCAGCTGGCCGCGGGACCTGTACCGGCAGGCGCTGGACACCCTGGAGCAGGCAGGCGCGGCGGCCGTCGGGGTGGACGTCCTGCTGAACGACCCGGCGCAGAACGACGTGCGGCTGCGCGAGGCGTTCAGCGGGTCGAACGTGGTGCTGGGCACCGACCCCGGCAGCGCCGCACCCGGCGGCCGCGAACCCAGTGGCGTCAGCGCCCTGAACGTCAGTACCGACGGCATCGTGCGGACCTTCCAGACCGCCTACCCGGACGCGGCCGGTACGCTGCGACCCAGTTTCGCGCGGCAGCTGGCCGTCGCCGCCGGACGGCCCGTGCCGCTGAGCGACCGCCCCCAGGTGCTGCGGTCCACCTCGCCGGACCGGGACCGGCTGCCGGTCATTCCGTTCCGGGACGTCGTGCGCGGCAACGTCCGGTATGCCGACGTGCAGGGCCGCATCGTGGTGATCGGCCGGACCGACAGCCGGGCAGGCCAGACGGCTGTACGGGACCTCACGGGGCAGACGGTCGCCGCGCCGGAGATGCAGGTGCGCGCCGTGTCCAGCCTGCTCAGCCCCCCGTTCCGGACACTGCCCGCTTGGCTGGTCGCGCTGCTCGCGGCGGCGCTGGCCGTCACGGCAGTCCTGACCCGCGGCCTGTGGGGGTTCGGGCTGGCGTTCCTGGCGCTGCTGGCCGCCGGGCCGCTGTGGCTGCTGAGCGTACTGCTGCCCGGCGTGACCCTGTCGTTCGCAGCGATCATCGGGACGGCCCTGGTGGCGCTGGAACGCTGGTGGAACCTGCGGACCCTGACCCTGCGTGACCCCCTGACCGGGTTCGGGAACCGCGTGGCGTTCACGCGGGCCCTGGAGCAGCGCTGGGCCAGCCGGGCGGCGCGGCCGCTGGGCCTGCTGCTGGTGGACCTGAGTGGCTTCCGTAAGGTGAACGAACTGTACGGAGCGCACGCCGGGGATGAACTGCTCCGGGACCTGTCGGGCCGCATCATGCGGCAGAAGCGGCGCGGGGACCTGTTCTTCCGCTGGGGGCCGGACGAGTTCGCGGTGCTGCTGGATCAGGCGAGCGCGCAGGACATCGCGGAGATCGCGCAGCGCGTGCAGGAGTCCCTGGACCGCCTGACGTACCGCGACCTGCCCCTGCGCGCCAGTGTCGGCGCGGCCCGCACGGGGAGCGAGATCGAGACGCCGGTGGATCTGGTGGAGGCCGCCAGCCGCGCCCGCTACCGCGTGAAGTACCAGCGGGAGCAGCGCAGCTGA
- a CDS encoding ABC-F family ATP-binding cassette domain-containing protein translates to MLVAAVDASKEYGPLTVLQDVTFAVQPGDRVGLVGRNGAGKSTLLKLLTGQLLPDGGVVKRAPGVRVRSLQQDPVFPPGATVDSVLDAAFHDLDQLEAELSEAADAMSSGTPESILHHEAVLEHYQRRGGFERRSRKDAVTLAFGFRGREADLAASLSGGERTRLGLAALLVENPDVLLLDEPTNHLDIVMVEWLEGFLGRYPGAVLVISHDRAFLDTVTRETAYLRGGTMKVYAGNYTTFRETLAAELEQQAARFAVESRQIASLQASADRMKIWGLGMSKLARRAKAMQARVDRMQARATNAPPPEQRTTRITFHAPESGEVVLDARHVTRVLPGGRQLFRDVNVQIRQGERVAIIGRNGAGKTTFLRTLLGLEPSDDPRARILTGARVTVGYYDQALRGVEPSETLYDVARAYTQKDPEAHDLLGTFMFPYDQHDKQARILSGGERARLALLKLAQEDHNLLIMDEPTNHLDMEMVEALEAALDDFTGTLVMVSHDRAFIEGLADRIWLIEDGQFFEYPGWEDYKAKHRTAAELEAEALAAAPKVSAKPAAPKGKGLWHLKREVEAIEADIARLEGELEAAQAALGAAAADADFVALGQAAHDLEVQLEAKMEAWGAKQAEVEAKGG, encoded by the coding sequence GTGCTTGTTGCCGCCGTGGACGCCAGTAAGGAATATGGACCGCTGACCGTCCTGCAGGACGTGACCTTCGCCGTGCAGCCCGGCGACCGGGTGGGCCTCGTGGGGCGCAACGGGGCGGGGAAGAGCACGCTGCTGAAACTCCTGACCGGGCAGCTGCTGCCGGACGGGGGCGTCGTGAAGCGCGCGCCGGGCGTGCGGGTGCGTTCCCTGCAGCAGGACCCGGTGTTCCCGCCGGGCGCGACGGTGGACAGCGTGCTGGACGCCGCATTCCACGACCTGGATCAGCTGGAGGCGGAACTGAGCGAGGCGGCCGACGCCATGAGCAGCGGCACGCCCGAGAGCATCCTGCACCACGAGGCCGTGCTGGAGCACTACCAGCGCCGCGGGGGTTTCGAGCGGCGCAGCCGCAAGGACGCCGTGACGCTGGCGTTCGGCTTCCGGGGCCGCGAGGCCGATCTGGCGGCCAGCCTCAGCGGCGGCGAGCGCACGCGGCTGGGGCTGGCCGCGCTGCTCGTGGAGAACCCGGACGTGCTGCTGCTGGACGAGCCGACCAACCACCTGGACATCGTGATGGTCGAGTGGCTGGAAGGCTTCCTGGGCCGCTACCCCGGCGCGGTGCTGGTCATCAGCCACGACCGTGCGTTCCTGGACACCGTCACCCGCGAGACCGCGTACCTGCGCGGCGGGACCATGAAGGTGTACGCCGGGAACTACACGACGTTCCGCGAGACGCTGGCCGCCGAACTGGAACAGCAGGCGGCGCGCTTCGCGGTGGAAAGCCGCCAGATCGCGTCCCTGCAGGCCAGTGCGGACCGCATGAAGATCTGGGGTCTGGGCATGAGCAAGCTCGCCCGGCGGGCCAAGGCCATGCAGGCCCGCGTGGACCGCATGCAGGCCCGCGCCACCAATGCCCCGCCGCCCGAGCAGCGCACGACCCGCATCACCTTCCACGCGCCCGAGAGCGGCGAGGTCGTGCTGGACGCCCGGCACGTCACGCGCGTGCTGCCCGGCGGACGGCAGCTGTTCCGGGACGTGAACGTGCAGATCCGTCAGGGGGAACGCGTGGCGATCATCGGCCGCAACGGCGCGGGGAAGACCACCTTCCTGCGCACCCTGCTGGGCCTGGAACCCAGCGACGATCCGCGCGCCCGCATCCTGACCGGGGCGCGCGTCACCGTCGGGTACTACGATCAGGCGCTGCGCGGCGTGGAACCCAGCGAGACGCTGTACGACGTGGCCCGCGCGTACACCCAGAAGGACCCGGAAGCGCACGACCTGCTGGGCACGTTCATGTTCCCGTACGACCAGCACGACAAGCAGGCGCGCATCCTCTCGGGCGGCGAGCGGGCGCGGCTGGCGCTGCTGAAACTCGCGCAGGAGGACCACAACCTCCTGATCATGGACGAGCCCACCAACCACCTCGACATGGAGATGGTCGAGGCGCTGGAAGCCGCGCTGGACGACTTCACGGGCACGCTGGTGATGGTCAGCCACGACCGCGCGTTCATCGAGGGCCTCGCGGACCGCATCTGGCTGATCGAGGACGGGCAGTTCTTCGAGTACCCCGGCTGGGAGGACTACAAGGCCAAGCACCGCACGGCCGCCGAACTGGAGGCCGAGGCGCTGGCCGCCGCACCGAAGGTCAGCGCGAAACCCGCCGCGCCGAAGGGCAAGGGCCTGTGGCACCTCAAGCGCGAGGTGGAGGCCATCGAGGCCGATATCGCCCGCCTGGAGGGCGAACTGGAGGCCGCGCAGGCCGCACTGGGCGCCGCCGCTGCCGACGCGGATTTCGTGGCGCTGGGGCAGGCCGCGCACGACCTGGAAGTGCAGCTGGAAGCGAAGATGGAAGCCTGGGGCGCCAAGCAGGCCGAGGTGGAGGCGAAGGGCGGCTGA